Genomic DNA from Enterococcus saccharolyticus subsp. saccharolyticus:
GAACGCATCCCACTAGAATAACTTTTAACTGGTTGATTGATAAAATCACCTAAATCCGCAAAAGCGATGATGTCATCTAGCTTCTCATCAATTTCTTTATTAGTCATTCCTGACATTAAGGCTTTCAAACGAATATTTTCCATTCCTGTTAATTGAAATTTCAATCCAGCACCAATCGAAATAATCGATGTTTCACCATTCACTTCCATGGTTCCAGATGTCGGTGGAATAATCCCACTAATCACGTTAGATAACGTTGATTTACCAGAACCATTAATTCCGATAATCCCGACAGATTCGCCTGCTTTTACTTCAAAATTTACCCCTTTTAATGCCCAAAAGCGAGGAACATTTCGGTGATAAAATTTAAACAGCGCTTTTATTTTATCTGATTTTTTCTTATACAGATCGTACTCTTTAGTTACGAGAGTACTTCTTACTTTGATTTCATTATTTTTCAATTTATTCATCCATCCTCAAAAACTCTTCTAAACAATAAAAAATCATAGTTATCATACCACATTTTTTTACGAAGGAACATTTATCCTTTAGAAAGTAAAGGAAACATTAAAAAAGTCGAGGAGTCTCGACTTAGTTTTCATTTAATTTTAAATCTTTTTTGATTTGTGTTGTTGAAATTTCTGGTGTACGAGCTAAATAAATGACTTCTGCCTCTGTTTGTTCTTGGATAAAGTCAAATTCACCTGCCCAATCATCGCCCATCACAAAGGTATCGATATGATATTCTTTAATATCTGAAACTTTTTGCTCCCAACTATTTTCAGGAATCACCAAATCTACATAACGAATGGCTTCTAATAATTGTTTTCTTTTTTCAAAAGAAAAATAGCATTTCTTTTGTTTTTTATCCCAATTAAATTCATCTGTCGACAAAGCAACAACTAAATAATCACCTTGTTCTTTTGCACGACGCAATAAGTTTATATGACCATAATGCAACAAATCAAATGTTCCATACGTAATTATTCGTTTCATAATTAAAACCTCATTTATTATTTAATATAATTGAAGATAACAAAAAAACGCTAAAATAGCAACAAAAGAAAAACCACAAAGAGCGTTCTTTGTGGTTCAGTTCTGATTAAAGTTTTGTTACTTCTGCCGCTTGAGGACCGCGAGAACCTTCAACAATTGTAAATTCTACTTCTTGTCCTTCTTCAAGTGCTTTAAAACCATCACCTTGAATTGCTGAAAAATGAACGAACACGTCGTTGCCATTATCCGCAGTAATAAAGCCAAAACCTTTTTCATTGTTAAACCATTTCACTGTTCCATGTTCCATATAAATGATGCCTCCAAAATAGTAAAATAACGAATATTTTCGTCACAAATATTATAACAAAAATGAAAACGTTAGCAACAGTTTTTTTCAAAAAGATAATCTATCATCAAAAATCCTTGACCAATATCTGCAATATCCTCTTTGATTAATTTAAATCCACGATGTTGATAAACAGCAATTGCCTGGCTATTTTTCTGATTCACTCGCAAGCGCTGTTTTAATTTCAATTCTTGGCTTAATTGATCGTACCAATCAAAAACTTCTCGCATAAGTCCTTGGCCACGATATGCTTGATGAATATAAATTTTACTTAAATACAAATAGTCTGGTTTCACTTCATATGCCGTATAGCCGACACATGTATTTTCTAAAAATAACAGATAATACTGCGTTCCTTGTTGCATCTCTTGGCGAATATTTTCAGGCCCCTGATAAGTTTCTAGCATATAAGCCACTTGTGAACTACCAATAATTGGCGTGTACACTTCTTGCCAAATTTCAGTAATAATTGGATGAATAGTTTTAATATCTGCTTCAGTTACTTTTCTACGTTCTAACACGTTCTCTCTCCTTACAATAACACTCAATCAAAAAAAGCAGATAGAATAATTCTACCTGCTCGAACGATTTCAACAATTATTTTGCTGCGTTGTATAATTCGTTTGCTTTTTCCCAGTTCACTAAGTTCCAGAAAGCATCAATATAGTCTGGACGAACATTTTTGTAGTTTAAGTAATACGCGTGTTCCCAAACGTCTAAACCAACAATTGGTGTACGACCATCCATTAATGGAGAATCTTGATTTGGTGTAGAAGTCACTTCTAATAACCCATTATTTAAAGCTAACCAAGCCCAACCAGAACCAAATCGGCTAGTCGCTGCTGCTTTAAATTCTGCTTTGAATGCATCAAAGCTACCAAATTTTTCGTCAATCGCTGCTTTTAGCTCGCCTACAGGTTCGCCACCAGCGTTTGGTGCCATAATTTCCCAAAAGAATGTATGGTTTGCATGTCCACCACCATTGTTGCGTACGGCTGTGCGAATATCTTCAGGAACTGCTGCTAAATCAGAAATTAAATCTTCTACAGATTTTTCGCCTAATTCAGGATATTTTTCAACTGCTGCATTTAAGTTTGTCACATAAGTGTTATGGTGTTTGTCATGATGTAAATGCATTGTTTCAACATCAATGTGTGGTTCCAAAGCATCGTAAGCATATGGTAAATCTGGTAATGTGTAAGTCATAGAATAATTCCTCCTAAATAGTTATTTACATTGTAAGATTATCAGAGAAAGCGATTTTCTTCAAAAAATATGCTTAGTTTTTTTCTCATTTACGTGTGAAAATTAAAAACTTACTGAAAACATAATTTGCAACAACTACTAGGACTTGCGTAAAGATTTTTGCGACGATATCTCCAGTATGAATGAGTTCAATTAACACATACATACTTCCCATGTCCATCACTAATGATAACAAACGATAAAAAACAAACTTTGAAAATTCCATGACCCATTCTATGCTTGTTTCTGTTTTAGAATGAAAAACCCAACGTTTATTCGTGACAAAAGCAAATAAAATCGAAACAACCCATGAAACAACCGTAGCGACCATATAATGCCAACCAAATACATCTAAACAAGTAAAATGAACAGCAATATTAACAATTGTTGTTAAGACACCAAAAAAAAGATAAATAAAAACTTCCCATAATTTTCTTTCTTCTAATCGTTGTTTCCATTTCACTAAAAAATTCATAACTTCTTCTCCTTATTTGCTTTTTTATTATTTTGTTTCTATTTATCTTCTGATACAATAGACTTTAGTATTTTAAACTATTCATGTTATGAAGGGATTGTATCATGTCATTAATTCAACTTGCAAAACACTCTTTTTTTAATTTCCCTCAATTAAAAGAGGCTCGAAAAGTCGGCTTAGGGAAAATTATCTTTTACATCTTTTTATTAAGTGCACTATCTGCGATTCCAATTACCTTTCAAGTCCTACAAATTTTTAAGGACATTCAAACTGATGGGCAAGAAATCGCCAATCAAATTCCTGATTTTACCATTGAAGATGGAAAACTAAAAACTGAAAATGCTGAAAAAGGGTTTATTTACCAAACCAACTCCATTATTTTTACTTTTGATCCTGAAGGTCGCCGAACACCAGAAGATGTTTCAAAAGATATGGTCGGCAACTTTTTAAGCGTTGGTTTACTTTCAGAAGAATTGATTGTCACCTTGCCCTCAACTGACGCCACTAGTTCTATTTTAGGTGGAAACAAGTTAGAACTACTTTATACAGATCTGACTAATCCTCAACTGCTTAACGGAAAAATGCTACGAGATATGTTAGAAAATCATCAAACACCTTGGTGGGTCTTTGTCATTATCTTTGCAGTTGCCTTGTATCCATCATTTTTGAGTTTGATTACTTCTATTTTGATTGCAACTTTATTTGGCAATATTTATTGTCGTTTCCGTCAAGTCCGTTATTCTTTTATCGATAACTTAAAAATTGCCACACTTTGCGTCACCTTGCCGGTTGTCGTCGCAACACTGGTTCATGCACTAACGTATACCTTTGATAGTAGCACCTTTATTTTATTAAGTACCTTATTCATTTTCACACGTGCTGTGCGTCCAGAAAAAAATATTACCTGACATTTCCATTTTGGGAATGTCTTTTTTTATAAAAGTTTGCTAGACTGAAAGAAAAGGAGGTATCATTTATGATTAAATATATTTTATCTACACGCTCATTTCGCGAAGAATTTATTCGTCAAATGCGGGAAATTTCGACTGACTATCAATTTATCACTACCGAAGAGATTCAGTCTTCCTTTGAATGGAACAAAGTAGAAATCACCCTTGGATGGTCGAAAGATTGGGCAGATAAATTACTTGTTCCTTCCACTTCATTAAAGTGGGTACAGGCTATTTCTGCAGGGGTCGACACCTTACCTTTAAATGAATTTGCAAAATATCAGATTAAATTATCTAATGCAAGTGGAATCCATGCACAATCAATTACAGATCATATCTTAGCCATTTTATTTATGCAAAGTCGGGGGATTTTTGAAGCAATTAATAGCCAGCAACAAGCCCATTGGCAACAAGATGTGACCATTAATAATCTACAAGATTTACGTATTTTGATTGTCGGCACTGGAAAAATCGGACAACGCTTGGCAAAATGCTTAGAATTTCTTCAATGTCACCCTATTGGTATTAACACTAATGGTCGAGCAATTGAGCATTTTCATGAAACATATTCGATTGTGGAATTGGCACCTCAAACGCAAAAAGCAGATGTCATTATCAATATTCTACCATTAACCGAAGATACCCATCATCTATACGACGACGATTTCTTTGCAACAATGAAAAAGTCAGCTACTTTTATTAATGTTGGTCGTGGTGCAAGTGTGGATACTACGGCCCTTTATCAAGCATTACTTGATCATTCGATCCATTTTGCCGCACTCGATGTTTTTGAAGAAGAACCTTTACCAAAGGAACATCCTTTATGGACCTTAGACAATGTACTAATTACGCCACATATCTCTGGATATACTCCGCATTTTCAAAAGGCGTTTATGCGAATTTTTATCGAAAATTTCAAGTCATTCGCTACGACAGGTCATCTCACTAAAAATGCCGTGAATATTCAATCTGGATATTAAAAAGAAGATGGTGCAAACCATCTTCTTATTTTTCTTCGGTTTCTTTGACAATGTAAATCGGACGTTTTTTAGTTTCTAAGAATATTTTCCCAATATACTTCCCAATAATCCCGATACATAACAGTTGAATACCACTTACAAATAAAATAATGGATACTAACGATGGCCATCCTTCTGTATGATCACCAAAAATTAATGCCCGAAACACAATAAATAGCAACGCAATTCCAGCTCCGATACACGAAATTGCACCGATGACTGAAGCAATTGTTAATGGTGCGTCTGAAAAATTAACAATACCATCTATTGAATATTTAAATAAGCTCCAAAAAGACCACGATGTTTCTCCAGCTACACGCTCACGGTTTTCATAAGATAGATATTCGGTTTTGAAGCCTACCCAACTAAAGATACCTTTTGAAAAACGATTGTATTCTGTCACTTCTAAAATAGCATCTACCATTTGTCTAGTCATCAAACGAAAATCACGTGCGCCGTCTACCATTTCAGTGTCACCAAATTTATTCACTAATTTGTAAAACATTTTAGCAAAAAAACTACGAATTGGTGGTTCGCCTTGACGATCAGCACGTCTAGTACCCACACAATCAATATCTGATTCCTCAATCATTTGAATCATTTGGGGTAATAGTTCTGGAGGGTCTTGCAAATCAGCATCCATGACAGTAATTAAGTCACCTTTTGCCGCTTGTAATCCAGCATATAACCCTGCTTCTTTCCCAAAATTCTTTGAAAAAGAAATATATCTCACCTTATCAGGCATTTGTTTGTGGAGATTTCGCAACACTTGTAATGTTTGATCTTTCGATCCATCATTCACAAAAATATATTCCAATTTATGTTCGATATTCACAGCTACTTTTTCTACTTCGTTAATAAATAGGGGAAGAGATTCTTCCTCATTATAACAAGGGACTATAATTGATAACATGTCTGTTTCGACCTCCTAATTCTCAAAAATTATAGCACATTTTTTAGAAAGGTAGAAAAAAAAGCCAAATTCTAAGATTAATTTAGCTTTTCACATTCAATTATTATAACTCTGTAAATAAATATTTTGGTTCGTTTAATTTTTCATCATAGTCAACAGTCATTTCTACCCCTTTAAAGAACCAATCATCACTTTCTTCAGCAAAAAACAAAATGCCATCAACAGTTTCTTCAAAAAGTGGATGTTCTGGACGATCAACTGACATCCCTACTGAAAATCCATCATGAACTTGAGTATTTCCATAAATTTTTCCAAAGAAGCGAATACCTGTTCCTGGTTGTAAGACCACTTCTTTTTTAAACCATGCTAATGCTGTATCTGTAATTATCATTTTCATTTGCTGCACTCCTAGTCATTTAATTTATCGTCAAGTAAATCTACTTCATCTGTATTTCCAATGACAAGTAAATTATCATTTTCGCGTACGATTTCGCTTGCGGAAGGTGAAACAACAACTTTACCATTCCCTCGACGAATAGCGACAACCGTTAAACCAAATTTCTGACGAAAATTCAATTCTAGCAATGTTCTATTGAAGAAACGTTCATTGTTTACACGAATTTCAGCCAATGAAAATTCATCCGAAAGTTCAATGAAATCTAAAATATTTTTAGATACCAAATTATGAGCAATACGAATGCCCATATCTCTTTCAGGATGGACAACACGATCCGCACCAATTTTTTCTAACACACGTGCATGATACTCATTTTGTGCTTTAGCCAAAACATTAGGTACGCCCATTTCTTTTACCATTAAAGTTACCAAAATGCTCGCTTGAATATCCTCACCAATGGCAACAATGACATGGTCAAAATTTCGAATACCTAATGAACGTAAAGTCATTTCATCTTGCGCATTTCCGACAACGGCATGCGTAGCAATATTCATATATTCATTGACACGATCTTCATTACTATCAATTGCTAAAACCTCTTGTCCTGATTCTATCAAAGTTCGGCAAATACTCCCACCGAAACGACCTAAGCCAATAATGGCATAATTTTGTCTCATTCTTTTCGCTCCTTTAAGCAAGGTTTATCTACAAATTATAACAAATGTTTGATTTATTTCTATCAGAAACGATTATTTTACTAACTTATGCTTAAATGCATAAATAGCAGCTTGTGTACGATCTTCTACTTCAAGTTTTGATAAAATATTCGAAACGTGGGTCTTAACTGTTTTCAAAGTAATAAATAATTCATCTGCGATTTCTTGATTACTTTTCCCTTGTGAAATCAACATCAAGACTTCACGTTCACGATTCGTTAATTCTTCATGCAATTGCATCGTTTTATTGGTCATGCGATTGACCATTTTAGTCGTCACTTCGGGTTCTAACACACGTTCTCCGCGTTGTGTGGCACGAATAGCATCGGCAATTTCATGAGCAGTTGACGTTTTTAACATATAACCTGCCGCACCCGCCTCAATCGCTGGATATACTTTTTCATCATCAATAAAACTGGTTACGATAATAATTTTAGCTTCCGGCCAGTCTTTTAAAATCGCTTTTGTCGATTCAATCCCGTCCATTTCATCCATAACTAAGTCCATCAATATGACATCTGGACGTAACTCTAACGCTTTTTCATACCCTATTATGCCGTTCTCCGCTTCGCCAACTACCTCAATATCATCTTGAATCAGTAAATACGAAGAAACACCTAAACGAACCATTTCATGATCATCGACCAACAATACTCGTATCATTAACTAACAACCTCCTTCAACAAAGGAATTTTAATTTCTACACTTGTTCCTTGATTTTTAAAACTAATAATTTTTAATGTACCACCTACACCAGTAATTCGCTCACGGATGTTCATTAAACCATAACTTCCTGCTTTTTGCTGTTGTTTTTCTGGATCAAAACCAACCCCATCATCAATAACGCGCAACAAAATATTTTGATCAATTAAATTCAGATACACTTCTAATTCTTCTGCTTTTGCGTGGCGTAATGTATTAGATAACAGCTCTTGAACAACACGAAACAGTTGGTCTTCAATGCTATTAGGCATCACTAAATCTTCAATCTCCCATTTTAAAGAAATTTTGATTTTCGTTTGCAATTCTCGCAACAATTGTTCAATGCCCTGTTTTAAACTCTTACCTTCTAACGTAACTGGTCGCAGATGTAGCAGTAATGCACGCATTTCTGACTGTGAAGCATTAATAATATCTGAAACCATTGCTAATTGTTTGCGCTGCACTTCTGGTGCATCTGTTTTAATAGCTTGTTCATTTAATGCTGACATCATCATCATTGCAGCAAATAGCTGTTGTGAAACCGAAT
This window encodes:
- the tagD gene encoding glycerol-3-phosphate cytidylyltransferase, whose translation is MKRIITYGTFDLLHYGHINLLRRAKEQGDYLVVALSTDEFNWDKKQKKCYFSFEKRKQLLEAIRYVDLVIPENSWEQKVSDIKEYHIDTFVMGDDWAGEFDFIQEQTEAEVIYLARTPEISTTQIKKDLKLNEN
- a CDS encoding cold-shock protein, which gives rise to MEHGTVKWFNNEKGFGFITADNGNDVFVHFSAIQGDGFKALEEGQEVEFTIVEGSRGPQAAEVTKL
- a CDS encoding GNAT family N-acetyltransferase, yielding MLERRKVTEADIKTIHPIITEIWQEVYTPIIGSSQVAYMLETYQGPENIRQEMQQGTQYYLLFLENTCVGYTAYEVKPDYLYLSKIYIHQAYRGQGLMREVFDWYDQLSQELKLKQRLRVNQKNSQAIAVYQHRGFKLIKEDIADIGQGFLMIDYLFEKNCC
- a CDS encoding superoxide dismutase, whose translation is MTYTLPDLPYAYDALEPHIDVETMHLHHDKHHNTYVTNLNAAVEKYPELGEKSVEDLISDLAAVPEDIRTAVRNNGGGHANHTFFWEIMAPNAGGEPVGELKAAIDEKFGSFDAFKAEFKAAATSRFGSGWAWLALNNGLLEVTSTPNQDSPLMDGRTPIVGLDVWEHAYYLNYKNVRPDYIDAFWNLVNWEKANELYNAAK
- a CDS encoding GtrA family protein produces the protein MNFLVKWKQRLEERKLWEVFIYLFFGVLTTIVNIAVHFTCLDVFGWHYMVATVVSWVVSILFAFVTNKRWVFHSKTETSIEWVMEFSKFVFYRLLSLVMDMGSMYVLIELIHTGDIVAKIFTQVLVVVANYVFSKFLIFTRK
- a CDS encoding DUF1189 domain-containing protein; the protein is MSLIQLAKHSFFNFPQLKEARKVGLGKIIFYIFLLSALSAIPITFQVLQIFKDIQTDGQEIANQIPDFTIEDGKLKTENAEKGFIYQTNSIIFTFDPEGRRTPEDVSKDMVGNFLSVGLLSEELIVTLPSTDATSSILGGNKLELLYTDLTNPQLLNGKMLRDMLENHQTPWWVFVIIFAVALYPSFLSLITSILIATLFGNIYCRFRQVRYSFIDNLKIATLCVTLPVVVATLVHALTYTFDSSTFILLSTLFIFTRAVRPEKNIT
- a CDS encoding phosphoglycerate dehydrogenase, producing MIKYILSTRSFREEFIRQMREISTDYQFITTEEIQSSFEWNKVEITLGWSKDWADKLLVPSTSLKWVQAISAGVDTLPLNEFAKYQIKLSNASGIHAQSITDHILAILFMQSRGIFEAINSQQQAHWQQDVTINNLQDLRILIVGTGKIGQRLAKCLEFLQCHPIGINTNGRAIEHFHETYSIVELAPQTQKADVIINILPLTEDTHHLYDDDFFATMKKSATFINVGRGASVDTTALYQALLDHSIHFAALDVFEEEPLPKEHPLWTLDNVLITPHISGYTPHFQKAFMRIFIENFKSFATTGHLTKNAVNIQSGY
- a CDS encoding glycosyltransferase family 2 protein; this translates as MLSIIVPCYNEEESLPLFINEVEKVAVNIEHKLEYIFVNDGSKDQTLQVLRNLHKQMPDKVRYISFSKNFGKEAGLYAGLQAAKGDLITVMDADLQDPPELLPQMIQMIEESDIDCVGTRRADRQGEPPIRSFFAKMFYKLVNKFGDTEMVDGARDFRLMTRQMVDAILEVTEYNRFSKGIFSWVGFKTEYLSYENRERVAGETSWSFWSLFKYSIDGIVNFSDAPLTIASVIGAISCIGAGIALLFIVFRALIFGDHTEGWPSLVSIILFVSGIQLLCIGIIGKYIGKIFLETKKRPIYIVKETEEK
- a CDS encoding HesB/YadR/YfhF family protein; its protein translation is MKMIITDTALAWFKKEVVLQPGTGIRFFGKIYGNTQVHDGFSVGMSVDRPEHPLFEETVDGILFFAEESDDWFFKGVEMTVDYDEKLNEPKYLFTEL
- a CDS encoding potassium channel family protein; this encodes MRQNYAIIGLGRFGGSICRTLIESGQEVLAIDSNEDRVNEYMNIATHAVVGNAQDEMTLRSLGIRNFDHVIVAIGEDIQASILVTLMVKEMGVPNVLAKAQNEYHARVLEKIGADRVVHPERDMGIRIAHNLVSKNILDFIELSDEFSLAEIRVNNERFFNRTLLELNFRQKFGLTVVAIRRGNGKVVVSPSASEIVRENDNLLVIGNTDEVDLLDDKLND
- a CDS encoding response regulator transcription factor, with amino-acid sequence MIRVLLVDDHEMVRLGVSSYLLIQDDIEVVGEAENGIIGYEKALELRPDVILMDLVMDEMDGIESTKAILKDWPEAKIIIVTSFIDDEKVYPAIEAGAAGYMLKTSTAHEIADAIRATQRGERVLEPEVTTKMVNRMTNKTMQLHEELTNREREVLMLISQGKSNQEIADELFITLKTVKTHVSNILSKLEVEDRTQAAIYAFKHKLVK
- a CDS encoding sensor histidine kinase codes for the protein MIAKTSRSMLALYSGIATLLILVFVLFTYLFATGQKNWWLQLFQVKVLFIPMIFYLLAIAIVVGISIFVLLSFTQKRLLAPIEEKMRLLANGNLESKTLNENMPLSASNKELFNMDNDIHQIKEKLKEMSSELQILNARPQVVDGQTKEEILENERHRLARELHDSVSQQLFAAMMMMSALNEQAIKTDAPEVQRKQLAMVSDIINASQSEMRALLLHLRPVTLEGKSLKQGIEQLLRELQTKIKISLKWEIEDLVMPNSIEDQLFRVVQELLSNTLRHAKAEELEVYLNLIDQNILLRVIDDGVGFDPEKQQQKAGSYGLMNIRERITGVGGTLKIISFKNQGTSVEIKIPLLKEVVS